A genome region from Triticum aestivum cultivar Chinese Spring chromosome 2B, IWGSC CS RefSeq v2.1, whole genome shotgun sequence includes the following:
- the LOC123047167 gene encoding microtubule-associated protein RP/EB family member 1A isoform X2, with protein sequence MAAAASFGLMDKAYFVGRGEILSWVNATLQLSLNKVEEAASGAVQCQLLDMVHPGSVPMHKVNFDAKTEYDMIQNYKILQDVFNKLRIGKNIEVNKLVKGRPLDNLEFLQWLKRYCDSVNGGIMNENYNPVERRSKGCKERTHKGPNKSSKSLQANRLSSANSADGASPVGKVCNAVNEEHYMEQIQQLSEKIADLKVAVDNTEKERDFYFSKLRDIEILCQRPELEHLPMTKGIRKILYAADAKDSSLPEANEIITRSPGMFSDEAE encoded by the exons atggcggcggcggcgagcttcgggctgATGGACAAGGCCTACTTCGTGGGGCGGGGCGAGATCCTCAGCTGGGTCAATGCCACGCTGCAGCTCTCCCTCAACAAGGTCGAGGAG GCGGCGTCGGGGGCGGTGCAGTGCCAGCTGCTGGACATGGTTCACCCTGGGTCGGTGCCGATGCACAAG GTGAATTTCGATGCCAAGACGGAGTACGACATGATCCAGAACTACAAGATTCTCCAGGATGTCTTCAACAAGCTGCGGATAGGCAAG AATATTGAGGTCAACAAACTTGTTAAAGGGCGGCCATTGGACAACTTGGAGTTTCTGCAATGGCTGAAAAGATATTGTGATTCTGTAAATGGTGGAATCATGAATGA AAACTACAATCCTGTAGAAAGGAGGTCCAAGGGTTGCAAAGAGCGCACCCACAAGGGTCCCAACAAGTCATCCAAATCACTTCAAGCCAACAGATTATCTAGTGCTAACTCAGCAGATGGAG CTTCTCCAGTTGGAAAAGTCTGTAATGCTGTTAATGAAGAGCATTACATGGAGCAGATTCAACAATTATCTGAGAAG ATTGCAGATCTGAAGGTTGCTGTGGACAACACTGAGAAAGAAAGAGATTTCTACTTCTCAAAGCTGCGTGACATCGAGATATTATGTCAAAGACCTGAGTTGGAGCATCTACCG ATGACCAAAGGGATAAGGAAGATACTCTATGCGGCTGATGCGAAGGATTCATCATTACCTGAGGCTAATGAAATAATCACCAGGTCACCAGGCATGTTCTCAGATGAAGCAGAGTGA
- the LOC123047167 gene encoding microtubule-associated protein RP/EB family member 1A isoform X3, whose protein sequence is MAAAASFGLMDKAYFVGRGEILSWVNATLQLSLNKVEEAASGAVQCQLLDMVHPGSVPMHKVNFDAKTEYDMIQNYKILQDVFNKLRIGKNIEVNKLVKGRPLDNLEFLQWLKRYCDSVNGGIMNENYNPVERRSKGCKERTHKGPNKSSKSLQANRLSSANSADGGALNSNTDLASPVGKVCNAVNEEHYMEQIQQLSEKIADLKVAVDNTEKERDFYFSKLRDIEILCQRPELEHLPCLNFSYVDKEASEGPPSRCGVFNS, encoded by the exons atggcggcggcggcgagcttcgggctgATGGACAAGGCCTACTTCGTGGGGCGGGGCGAGATCCTCAGCTGGGTCAATGCCACGCTGCAGCTCTCCCTCAACAAGGTCGAGGAG GCGGCGTCGGGGGCGGTGCAGTGCCAGCTGCTGGACATGGTTCACCCTGGGTCGGTGCCGATGCACAAG GTGAATTTCGATGCCAAGACGGAGTACGACATGATCCAGAACTACAAGATTCTCCAGGATGTCTTCAACAAGCTGCGGATAGGCAAG AATATTGAGGTCAACAAACTTGTTAAAGGGCGGCCATTGGACAACTTGGAGTTTCTGCAATGGCTGAAAAGATATTGTGATTCTGTAAATGGTGGAATCATGAATGA AAACTACAATCCTGTAGAAAGGAGGTCCAAGGGTTGCAAAGAGCGCACCCACAAGGGTCCCAACAAGTCATCCAAATCACTTCAAGCCAACAGATTATCTAGTGCTAACTCAGCAGATGGAGGTGCCCTGAATTCTAATACTGATCTTG CTTCTCCAGTTGGAAAAGTCTGTAATGCTGTTAATGAAGAGCATTACATGGAGCAGATTCAACAATTATCTGAGAAG ATTGCAGATCTGAAGGTTGCTGTGGACAACACTGAGAAAGAAAGAGATTTCTACTTCTCAAAGCTGCGTGACATCGAGATATTATGTCAAAGACCTGAGTTGGAGCATCTACCG TGTCTGAATTTCAGTTATGTTGACAAAGAAGCTTCTGAGGGACCCCCAAGTCGATGTGGTGTGTTTAATTCCTAA
- the LOC123047167 gene encoding microtubule-associated protein RP/EB family member 1A isoform X1 — translation MAAAASFGLMDKAYFVGRGEILSWVNATLQLSLNKVEEAASGAVQCQLLDMVHPGSVPMHKVNFDAKTEYDMIQNYKILQDVFNKLRIGKNIEVNKLVKGRPLDNLEFLQWLKRYCDSVNGGIMNENYNPVERRSKGCKERTHKGPNKSSKSLQANRLSSANSADGGALNSNTDLASPVGKVCNAVNEEHYMEQIQQLSEKIADLKVAVDNTEKERDFYFSKLRDIEILCQRPELEHLPMTKGIRKILYAADAKDSSLPEANEIITRSPGMFSDEAE, via the exons atggcggcggcggcgagcttcgggctgATGGACAAGGCCTACTTCGTGGGGCGGGGCGAGATCCTCAGCTGGGTCAATGCCACGCTGCAGCTCTCCCTCAACAAGGTCGAGGAG GCGGCGTCGGGGGCGGTGCAGTGCCAGCTGCTGGACATGGTTCACCCTGGGTCGGTGCCGATGCACAAG GTGAATTTCGATGCCAAGACGGAGTACGACATGATCCAGAACTACAAGATTCTCCAGGATGTCTTCAACAAGCTGCGGATAGGCAAG AATATTGAGGTCAACAAACTTGTTAAAGGGCGGCCATTGGACAACTTGGAGTTTCTGCAATGGCTGAAAAGATATTGTGATTCTGTAAATGGTGGAATCATGAATGA AAACTACAATCCTGTAGAAAGGAGGTCCAAGGGTTGCAAAGAGCGCACCCACAAGGGTCCCAACAAGTCATCCAAATCACTTCAAGCCAACAGATTATCTAGTGCTAACTCAGCAGATGGAGGTGCCCTGAATTCTAATACTGATCTTG CTTCTCCAGTTGGAAAAGTCTGTAATGCTGTTAATGAAGAGCATTACATGGAGCAGATTCAACAATTATCTGAGAAG ATTGCAGATCTGAAGGTTGCTGTGGACAACACTGAGAAAGAAAGAGATTTCTACTTCTCAAAGCTGCGTGACATCGAGATATTATGTCAAAGACCTGAGTTGGAGCATCTACCG ATGACCAAAGGGATAAGGAAGATACTCTATGCGGCTGATGCGAAGGATTCATCATTACCTGAGGCTAATGAAATAATCACCAGGTCACCAGGCATGTTCTCAGATGAAGCAGAGTGA